One Lacunisphaera limnophila DNA window includes the following coding sequences:
- the pilO gene encoding type 4a pilus biogenesis protein PilO → MMALLQRFLILARRNPVLVISVAVIILSGTASWFLWQRQESLTGVHAQVQRNGEAMLQSLTGHARVTAEITKLTEALDYIDAHLINEADLAENLGYFYEIEAVSRIKFTQVSQLSSQPQAAGKPYNAVPFSLRTSGSYRQLLRVIRELENGPRLLRIRSFNLEAGADPEKLTLDLNVELLARP, encoded by the coding sequence ATGATGGCTTTGCTCCAACGCTTCCTCATCCTCGCCCGGCGCAACCCCGTGCTCGTGATCAGCGTGGCCGTGATCATCCTCTCCGGCACCGCCTCCTGGTTCCTGTGGCAGCGCCAGGAGTCCCTCACCGGCGTGCACGCGCAGGTCCAGCGCAACGGCGAGGCCATGCTCCAGTCCCTCACCGGCCACGCCCGCGTCACGGCCGAGATCACCAAGCTCACCGAGGCCCTCGACTACATCGACGCCCACCTCATCAACGAGGCCGACCTCGCCGAGAACCTCGGGTACTTCTACGAGATCGAGGCCGTCAGCCGCATCAAGTTCACCCAGGTCAGCCAGCTCAGCTCCCAACCCCAGGCCGCCGGCAAACCCTACAACGCCGTGCCCTTCAGCCTCCGCACCAGCGGTTCCTACCGCCAGCTTCTCCGCGTCATCCGCGAACTCGAGAACGGCCCGCGCCTGCTCCGCATCCGCAGCTTCAACCTCGAGGCCGGCGCCGATCCCGAGAAACTTACCCTCGACCTCAACGTCGAGCTTCTCGCGCGCCCCTGA
- a CDS encoding gluconokinase, with the protein MPSPLVLIMGVAGSGKSTIGRSLAADLGWTYHEADDFHSAANKVKMGRGFPLDDTDRAPWLAAIRAAMDASRAAGQPAVFTCSALKARYREVLLAGLPGVTLVHLTGDRTLLLARLSGRQGHYMKPAMLDSQLAALEAPPGALTLDISQPPETLVAAIKARLKPET; encoded by the coding sequence ATGCCTTCCCCCCTCGTCCTGATCATGGGTGTCGCCGGCTCCGGCAAGAGCACCATCGGCCGCTCCCTCGCCGCCGACCTCGGCTGGACCTACCACGAGGCCGATGATTTCCACTCGGCCGCCAACAAGGTCAAGATGGGGCGCGGCTTCCCCCTCGACGACACCGACCGCGCCCCCTGGCTCGCCGCCATCCGCGCCGCCATGGACGCGAGCCGCGCCGCCGGCCAGCCCGCCGTCTTCACCTGCTCCGCCCTCAAGGCGCGTTACCGCGAGGTGCTCCTCGCCGGCCTCCCCGGCGTGACCCTCGTCCACCTCACCGGCGACCGCACCCTCCTCCTCGCCCGCCTCAGCGGCCGCCAGGGCCACTACATGAAACCCGCGATGCTCGACAGCCAGCTTGCCGCCCTGGAAGCCCCGCCCGGCGCCCTGACCCTCGACATCAGCCAGCCTCCCGAGACCCTCGTCGCCGCGATCAAGGCGCGGCTGAAGCCCGAGACCTGA
- a CDS encoding type II secretion system protein: protein MPALPRPSRLIGRQRLPRSVAGVISLVELMVVVLIISILFLAAVPTYQQIQRKARAAAIANDFRVFSSFFQAYAHERGSWPAEAGAGIVPTGIDASDLQFENWTRGTPIGGKFDWEYNQTHPGGTSPGGRWRSAIAINSTADSALLIDADLMETIDETLDDGNLTTGNFRSGFGDCPLFILEP from the coding sequence ATGCCCGCCCTGCCCCGACCCTCCCGCCTGATCGGCCGCCAGCGCCTGCCGCGCTCGGTCGCGGGCGTGATCAGCCTGGTCGAGCTCATGGTGGTCGTGCTCATCATCAGCATCCTCTTCCTCGCCGCGGTCCCCACCTATCAGCAGATCCAGCGCAAGGCCCGGGCCGCCGCCATCGCCAACGACTTCCGCGTCTTCAGTTCCTTCTTCCAGGCCTACGCCCACGAACGCGGCAGCTGGCCCGCCGAAGCCGGCGCCGGCATCGTGCCGACCGGGATCGACGCCTCCGACCTCCAATTCGAAAACTGGACCCGCGGCACGCCCATCGGCGGCAAGTTCGATTGGGAATACAACCAAACCCACCCCGGCGGCACCAGCCCCGGGGGACGCTGGCGCTCCGCCATCGCCATCAATTCCACCGCGGATTCCGCCCTGCTCATCGATGCCGACCTCATGGAGACGATCGATGAGACCCTCGACGACGGCAATCTCACCACCGGTAACTTCCGCAGCGGCTTCGGGGACTGCCCGCTCTTCATTCTCGAACCCTGA
- a CDS encoding right-handed parallel beta-helix repeat-containing protein — translation MITPRPLRLPALLLTALLALGLAPALSAQPSGGPYGPLPQTYEVPATAAHVYYVAPDGAADAPGTLEKPTTLAAAVTRVVTGDAIILRGGTYRTGGLFLNQGITLQPYRDEKPVLKGTLVADQWEALRDGIWRTKWTTLFPQKPADWWRRNREGMRTPLHKFNNDMVFVDGKPLASTFWEGELTENTYAIDYEAGYVFIKVDPAGKQIEITAFDGALTRTTRDVHGKKSDRKGYQMRGLTLTQYAYRALEVEGTEPEKLADPSTFGQEVVGTLLEDVTITHCSRVAGYFRGDRTTFRRCLISDTSTEGIYIIDSADCLLEKNIFTRNNIEQITGYYPSAVKIFNQSYRVVCRDNLIIDNPHSNGLWYDVGNVDGVFINNWVENCLDGFFWEISKGVTVAGNVFINCDNGVRILNSSGAKIYHNTFLNAPAAFQRDTRSAQGDHFGWHPSTGPDVHERHGHVFSGNLVLADARFTKPLLRADQHPALKDRLKDPAFDTVDHNVYARPAAPAAARAVAGAEDTNTALVQNVGPALIAWSPAAGDTNQFMLQSPAELTAKFPQFDAHSVLLPLAPTAVLQSPELRRYAPARPLSVQAPLPAAVAQLLGWPVQKTYVPGAYQTE, via the coding sequence ATGATCACCCCACGCCCCCTCCGCCTGCCCGCCCTCCTGCTGACTGCCCTCCTCGCGCTCGGGCTCGCGCCGGCCCTGTCCGCCCAGCCCTCGGGCGGTCCCTACGGCCCGCTGCCGCAGACCTACGAGGTCCCCGCCACGGCCGCCCACGTCTACTACGTCGCCCCCGACGGCGCCGCCGACGCGCCCGGCACCCTGGAAAAACCCACCACCCTCGCCGCCGCCGTCACCCGCGTCGTGACCGGCGATGCCATCATCCTCCGCGGCGGCACCTACCGCACCGGCGGCCTCTTCCTCAACCAGGGCATCACGCTCCAGCCCTACCGCGACGAGAAACCCGTCCTCAAGGGCACCCTCGTCGCCGACCAGTGGGAAGCCCTGCGCGACGGCATCTGGCGCACCAAGTGGACCACCCTCTTCCCGCAGAAACCCGCCGACTGGTGGCGCCGCAACCGCGAGGGCATGCGCACCCCCCTCCACAAATTTAACAACGACATGGTCTTCGTCGACGGCAAGCCCCTCGCGTCCACGTTCTGGGAAGGCGAACTCACGGAAAACACCTACGCCATCGATTACGAGGCCGGCTACGTCTTCATCAAGGTCGACCCGGCCGGGAAACAGATCGAGATCACCGCCTTCGACGGCGCCCTCACCCGCACGACCCGCGACGTGCACGGCAAGAAATCCGACCGCAAGGGCTACCAGATGCGCGGCCTCACCCTCACCCAGTACGCCTATCGCGCCCTCGAGGTCGAGGGCACCGAGCCCGAGAAACTCGCCGATCCCTCCACCTTCGGCCAGGAGGTCGTCGGCACCCTCCTCGAGGATGTCACCATCACCCACTGCTCCCGCGTCGCCGGCTACTTCCGCGGCGACCGCACCACGTTCCGCCGCTGCCTCATCAGCGACACCTCCACCGAGGGCATCTACATCATCGATTCCGCCGACTGCCTCCTCGAGAAAAACATCTTCACGCGAAACAACATCGAGCAGATCACCGGCTACTACCCGTCGGCCGTGAAGATCTTCAACCAGTCCTACCGCGTCGTCTGCCGCGACAACCTCATCATCGACAACCCCCACTCCAACGGCCTCTGGTACGACGTTGGCAACGTGGATGGCGTCTTCATCAACAACTGGGTCGAGAACTGCCTCGACGGTTTCTTCTGGGAAATCTCCAAGGGCGTCACCGTCGCCGGCAACGTCTTCATCAATTGCGACAACGGGGTCCGCATCCTCAACAGCTCCGGCGCCAAGATCTACCACAACACCTTCCTCAACGCGCCCGCCGCCTTCCAGCGCGACACCCGCAGCGCCCAGGGCGACCACTTCGGCTGGCACCCGTCCACCGGCCCCGACGTCCACGAGCGCCACGGCCACGTGTTCAGCGGCAACCTGGTCCTCGCCGACGCCCGCTTCACCAAGCCCCTCCTCCGCGCCGACCAGCACCCCGCGCTCAAGGACCGGCTGAAGGACCCCGCCTTCGACACCGTCGACCACAACGTCTACGCCCGCCCCGCCGCCCCCGCCGCGGCCCGCGCGGTCGCCGGGGCCGAGGATACGAACACCGCCCTCGTGCAGAATGTCGGCCCCGCCCTCATCGCGTGGAGCCCCGCCGCCGGTGACACCAACCAGTTCATGCTCCAGTCCCCCGCTGAGCTCACGGCCAAGTTCCCGCAGTTCGACGCCCACAGTGTCCTGCTCCCGCTCGCGCCCACCGCAGTCCTGCAAAGCCCCGAGCTCCGCCGCTACGCCCCGGCCCGCCCCCTCTCCGTCCAGGCCCCGCTCCCCGCCGCCGTCGCCCAACTCCTCGGCTGGCCCGTGCAGAAAACCTACGTCCCCGGCGCCTACCAGACGGAATGA